The Desulfuromonas versatilis genome has a segment encoding these proteins:
- a CDS encoding ABC transporter ATP-binding protein codes for MLQLEGVGKRFGGLPALDGVGFTVPKGQVTALIGPNGAGKSTLINCISGVLAPSAGSIRFGQAELAGMAPHHIARLGIARTFQNLKLFPRLSVLDNVLTGLTCEAGRSMVMAMLRLPYLRHRERQLKLRALEALDRFGLADKAALPVSILAYGDKKRVELARACVSTPRLVLLDEPVAGLNADETAAVGEQLGRLRREGQTLLLVEHDMELVMGLADQVVVLDSGRCIAAGSPAEVRRNPLVLEAYLGKMEATA; via the coding sequence ATGCTGCAGCTTGAGGGAGTCGGTAAACGCTTCGGCGGGCTGCCCGCCCTCGACGGGGTCGGCTTCACCGTCCCAAAGGGGCAGGTGACCGCCCTGATCGGCCCCAACGGCGCCGGCAAGAGCACCCTGATCAACTGCATCAGCGGCGTCCTCGCGCCGAGCGCGGGATCGATCCGTTTCGGCCAGGCCGAACTCGCCGGAATGGCGCCGCACCACATCGCCCGGCTCGGCATTGCCCGCACCTTCCAGAACCTCAAACTCTTCCCCCGGCTGTCGGTGCTCGACAATGTCCTCACCGGCCTGACCTGCGAGGCCGGGCGCTCCATGGTGATGGCCATGCTGCGCCTGCCCTACCTGCGCCACCGGGAGCGGCAGCTCAAACTGCGGGCCCTCGAGGCCCTCGACCGCTTCGGCCTGGCCGACAAGGCGGCGCTGCCGGTCTCGATCCTCGCCTATGGCGACAAGAAGCGGGTCGAGCTGGCCCGCGCCTGCGTCAGTACCCCGCGGCTGGTTCTGCTCGACGAGCCGGTGGCCGGGCTGAACGCCGACGAGACCGCGGCAGTGGGCGAGCAGCTTGGCCGCCTGCGCCGCGAGGGGCAGACCCTGCTGCTGGTGGAACACGACATGGAGCTGGTGATGGGGCTCGCCGACCAGGTGGTGGTCCTCGACAGCGGCCGCTGCATCGCCGCCGGCTCCCCCGCCGAGGTGCGCCGCAACCCCCTGGTGCTGGAAGCCTACCTGGGCAAGATGGAGGCCACCGCCTGA
- a CDS encoding branched-chain amino acid ABC transporter permease, giving the protein MTAKEKIFYFIYLHRTGLGVFLFTLAVALFPLFENNPYTLGLTNLIAIHAIIVLGLNLFIGFAGQISLGHGAFFGLGAYGTALATVTFDLPPWPSMFGVALLVALFALLLGVPVLRLSGHYLAMATLGFNFVVHTLLLQWDEVTGGPSGFYGMPPLAIGDFAFDSEVRFHYLVWGFTLACLLLALNLVRSGVGRGLAALSGDETAAAALGVDTRRAKVQVFVLSAVFASLAGSLFAHCYGFISPDSFDIFTSTDFAIMVVVGGMGSIWGSLFGAGLLTMLPEWIDIFETYKDFVHGGILVLVLMFLPQGLVTGVADQLRLRLALRRGKNAAA; this is encoded by the coding sequence ATGACCGCGAAAGAAAAAATCTTTTATTTTATTTATCTGCACCGCACCGGCCTGGGGGTATTTCTCTTTACCCTGGCGGTCGCCCTGTTCCCGCTTTTCGAAAACAACCCCTACACCCTCGGGTTGACCAACCTGATCGCCATCCACGCCATCATCGTCCTCGGCCTCAACCTGTTCATCGGCTTCGCCGGGCAGATCTCCCTCGGGCACGGCGCCTTTTTCGGGCTGGGAGCCTACGGCACCGCGCTGGCCACGGTCACCTTCGACCTGCCGCCCTGGCCGTCCATGTTCGGGGTGGCGCTGCTGGTCGCCTTGTTCGCCCTGCTGCTCGGGGTTCCGGTGCTGCGCCTCTCCGGCCATTACCTGGCCATGGCGACCCTCGGCTTCAATTTCGTGGTGCATACCCTGCTGCTCCAGTGGGACGAGGTCACCGGCGGCCCGAGCGGGTTTTACGGTATGCCTCCCCTGGCCATTGGCGACTTCGCCTTCGACAGCGAGGTGCGCTTTCACTACCTGGTCTGGGGCTTCACCCTGGCCTGCCTGCTGCTGGCGCTCAATCTGGTGCGCAGCGGGGTCGGTCGCGGGCTGGCGGCGCTGTCCGGCGACGAGACGGCGGCCGCGGCCCTGGGAGTCGACACTCGGCGGGCCAAGGTCCAGGTCTTCGTCCTTTCCGCGGTGTTCGCCTCGCTGGCCGGCAGCCTCTTCGCCCACTGTTACGGTTTCATCAGCCCCGACTCCTTCGACATCTTCACCTCCACGGATTTCGCGATCATGGTGGTGGTCGGCGGCATGGGCTCGATCTGGGGCTCGCTGTTCGGCGCCGGCCTGCTCACCATGCTCCCCGAGTGGATCGATATCTTCGAGACCTACAAGGACTTCGTTCACGGCGGTATCCTGGTGCTGGTGCTGATGTTTTTGCCCCAGGGGCTGGTGACCGGGGTGGCCGACCAGCTGCGCCTGCGGCTGGCCCTGCGCAGGGGGAAAAATGCTGCAGCTTGA
- a CDS encoding 2-oxoacid:acceptor oxidoreductase family protein: MKQQIIVSGIGGQGVLFLTRVIAQAAVDLGLPVLTAETHGMAQRGGTVLSTIKVGPFASPLIRAGQADVGLLLWDANLPVHRPLLKADGRLFINADQAGDGERVDASGAARELGNPVLSNLVLLGLALKRQALFCTVEDCERAIRALAPAKFLEQNLAAFRKGMEA; the protein is encoded by the coding sequence ATGAAGCAGCAGATCATCGTCAGCGGCATCGGCGGCCAGGGGGTCCTGTTTCTCACCCGGGTCATCGCCCAGGCGGCGGTCGACCTGGGCCTGCCGGTGCTCACCGCCGAAACCCACGGCATGGCCCAGCGCGGCGGCACCGTGCTCTCGACCATCAAGGTCGGCCCCTTCGCCAGCCCGCTGATCCGCGCCGGCCAGGCCGATGTCGGACTGCTGCTGTGGGATGCCAACCTCCCGGTGCATCGCCCCCTGCTTAAAGCCGACGGCCGGCTGTTCATCAATGCGGACCAGGCCGGCGACGGGGAGCGGGTCGATGCCTCCGGCGCCGCCCGCGAGCTTGGCAACCCGGTCCTCTCCAACCTGGTGCTGCTCGGCCTGGCCCTCAAGCGCCAGGCGCTGTTCTGCACGGTGGAGGACTGCGAACGGGCGATCCGCGCCCTGGCCCCGGCAAAATTTCTCGAGCAGAACCTGGCGGCATTCCGCAAAGGGATGGAAGCGTAG